The Nitrospiraceae bacterium genome window below encodes:
- a CDS encoding glutamate-5-semialdehyde dehydrogenase: MSNELHDAPAEDAVVSETPEATEPPVAPDVYVRNLVTAARQAAGRVAALTTAVKNEALTAMADAVEAREADILAKNELDLEAFDATPERKAAADRLRLTPERIRAMADGIREIARLPDPLGAMPKMWTRPNGMQVGRVRVPIGVIGIVYEARPNVTADSAALCLKSGNVCVLRGGSEAIHSNTIIADILREAGEKAGMPSGAIVFVDRPERDIVPLLLKQDRYIDVIIPRGGDSLMKTIAEHSTIPVLKHDKGVCHIFVDIDADPEMAQRICLNAKVQRPSTCNAMETLLVHQSMARTWLPEFVSKSAAAGVEVRGCARTCQLCPEAKPAADEDYGKEFLDLTLAVKVVKDIDEAMEHIAAHGSQHTEAIITSHYARAMRFVREVDASAVLVNASTRLNDGYQFGLGAEIGISTSRLHARGPMGLEELTCSKFVVLGTGQIRE, translated from the coding sequence ATGTCGAACGAACTGCATGATGCCCCGGCTGAGGACGCGGTCGTTTCCGAAACACCGGAGGCTACCGAGCCTCCCGTTGCACCGGATGTCTATGTGCGTAATCTCGTCACAGCCGCCCGGCAAGCGGCAGGCCGCGTCGCCGCCCTCACCACAGCCGTCAAGAATGAGGCGCTGACGGCGATGGCCGATGCCGTGGAGGCGCGTGAAGCGGATATTTTGGCCAAGAACGAATTGGACCTCGAGGCCTTCGACGCGACCCCGGAACGGAAGGCGGCGGCGGACCGCCTTCGGCTGACCCCGGAACGCATCCGTGCGATGGCGGACGGGATCAGGGAAATCGCGCGCCTGCCGGACCCCCTGGGCGCCATGCCCAAGATGTGGACCAGACCGAATGGGATGCAGGTCGGGCGAGTTCGGGTCCCGATCGGTGTCATCGGCATTGTCTATGAAGCACGGCCGAACGTGACCGCAGACTCGGCGGCACTCTGCCTCAAATCCGGGAACGTCTGCGTCCTGCGCGGCGGTTCGGAAGCCATCCACTCGAACACCATCATTGCCGACATCCTGCGCGAGGCCGGCGAGAAGGCGGGCATGCCTTCAGGGGCCATCGTCTTCGTGGACCGGCCCGAGCGCGATATCGTCCCGCTCTTGTTGAAGCAGGACCGGTACATCGACGTCATCATCCCGCGGGGCGGCGATTCATTGATGAAGACGATCGCGGAGCACAGCACGATCCCGGTGCTCAAACATGATAAGGGCGTCTGCCACATCTTCGTGGACATCGACGCAGACCCGGAAATGGCGCAGCGCATTTGTCTGAACGCCAAGGTGCAACGTCCCTCGACTTGCAATGCCATGGAAACGCTGTTGGTCCACCAGAGTATGGCCAGGACCTGGCTGCCCGAATTCGTGAGCAAGTCGGCGGCGGCCGGAGTCGAAGTCCGGGGCTGCGCCAGAACCTGCCAGCTGTGCCCGGAAGCCAAGCCGGCGGCGGACGAAGATTACGGCAAGGAGTTTCTGGACCTGACGCTCGCCGTGAAGGTCGTGAAGGACATCGACGAGGCTATGGAACACATCGCCGCGCATGGGTCCCAACATACTGAAGCGATCATCACCAGCCACTACGCGCGCGCCATGCGCTTCGTCCGCGAAGTGGACGCGAGCGCCGTCCTCGTGAACGCTTCAACGCGCTTGAACGACGGTTACCAGTTCGGCCTCGGAGCAGAGATCGGAATCAGCACGTCCCGTCTCCACGCGCGAGGCCCAATGGGCTTGGAAGAACTAACCTGTTCCAAATTCGTCGTCCTCGGCACCGGCCAGATCCGCGAATAA